TGTTGGGGCCAAAGTACAGCAGTAAGGCTGCCAGGAACTACCAGTAGTTAAAGAATGCTGTCGGTTCATTTCCAGGCTCTGTCGAAAGCGCTCTTTCTTTCCTTGATTGCCAGAAGCAATCTGCTGGGAGACTGACTTGAACATGTGTTTCATACGAACCTGCCCAATAATTGAGATCCTCTTCTGAGGTCCTCTGAAGAGAGATGGGCAGACAAGGAGAATGGGATCTTTTCTGCTGTGGCCCCTCATCCTTAGGGTACCCGCTACCCGGTACAAGCTTGGTTACTACTCAGTACCAGCCCCAAATGTTGCTATTTTCACAAAATTTTGTTCCTCTGTCACTTGTGCATTtgctctgctgctgctggcctgtTAGTATTACATTCAGATTTGCTGCTTTGCACATTTGTATTTATGCCTCCTTCTCATGCTTTGAACACTCTGTTATCTGGGCTTCATTGTTATTTGCAAACCGCCCAGGACAAATATTTTGGAGAGCACGGAATATAAACGCATTTAATAAACATATCCTTTGGGACTCTGACAAAAAAGTTTAGAAGAGAAAGCCCACAGGTCCTGGAAGATCAGCACTAAGGGAAGGGTACAATGTGGATACCTGACTTGAAAACACATCTTATGTCAAACACAGGATGTGGAGGAGCATTTATTCCAAAAAGCTGTCGCAACCTAGAATTCACAGTGACACACTGCCATCTTCTGGATGATGGAAAATTGTCTTTATGGTCGCCTCTATTTTAAAGAATGAATTCTataacatagaatcacagagttggaagggaccaccagggccatctagtccaatcccctgcaccacgcaggaaattctgaactacctccccagtccccaccccccaaataggTATACTGTAGGCATGTGTTACCTACAGCTGGTAGATCTTTTGGGCTAAGTGTGTAGACCAAAAGATCCTTGGCAAAATGTCTAGGTTTTCCTTTGAATTTGGGGTTGGAATAGTTAGATTCATGGGaagatatatttttattatagtcTCTGCTTTAGTGTATAGTGCCTTGCCTCTTCACTCAGTGCCTGGAAGGGGCCTTTCCTTGAAGAAGGCCAGGCTGCCCCAGAAAAAGTTACTGTTCCCTTATCTCTCTCTCAGAGACAGCCTGTCTGCATTCCTCAATTTTATTGTCCTCTCCCCCACTGCACCATCCGCTGGCTACATGTCAAATGTACCAGGCAGTCACCCCGGAGAGCTCCCGGAGAGCACCCTACCAACTGGGAAGGAGGGTGGGGAAtccgggaagtgggggggggggggagagaagacaaagaagatgaagaaaaagatgaagtgttggttttaatatgccaactttctctaccttttaaggagaatcaaaccggcctacaatctccttcccttcccctccccacaacagacaccctgagaggtaggtggggctgagagagaactgtgactagcccaaggtcacccagctggcttcgtgtgtaggagtggggaaacaaacccagttcaccagattagcctccgctgttcatgtggaggagtggggaatcaaacccagttctccagatcagagtccaccactccaagccagcgtggtgtagtggttaagagtagtggtttggagcggtggattctgatctggagaaccgggtttgattcctcactcctcctccacattagcggcggaggctaatctggtgaactggatttgtttccccactcctacacacgaaaccatgactggggaaggcactggcaaaccaccccgtaaacaaagtctgccttggaaacgtcaggatgtgacgtcaccccatgggtcagcaatgacccggtgcttgcacaggggacctttaccttacctttacacacgaaaccagctgggtgaccttgggctagtcacagttctctctcagccccacctacctcacagggtgtctgttgtggggaggggaagggaaggtgattgtaagccggtttgattctcccttaagtggcagagaaagtaggcatataaaagccaactcttcttcttcaagagcaGAGGTGCTCTGGGAAATACAgggtgtgtgttctgcttttaaaagaattttGTGGCATCAAGATCCTTGGCCCATCGTGGTGGCCAAATATCTTTCAGGGCTAAACAAATTGCCCTCGGCTGTGGGGATGACTCCTAGAGCATCTGACCTTGCTTCCCCGCCCACACTGCACAGGTGCTGATACATGAAGATGGAGTGGAAAAACTGGAGACGGCAGCCACCCACTCAGCCAGCTGGCTGGAAAACCCGAGGGCCCAGCTGAGGTTTGTGTCTACTTACGGAAGCAGAATTATGGGGTTTGTGCAGTGGCATTCCGGCAGCTTTTTCCAAAGGGCGAGGCGGTTTTATTGGTATCAACCTGTGCTTTCTCATTGCCctttaaaaggaaggaaggaaggaaggcggaAGGCCGGCTGGAATCCTGTGGGAGGACAACCGGTCTCATCTTGCCCAACCTTGTGCAGCCCAggttgggggtggaggagggccAAAGGGCCAGCGCTGTCTGTTGCCATTCCTGGTAAAGCATGGGTGGAAAAGGACAGAGCTGTAGCTTTGTGGAGGAGGAAGCAGAACAGACACCACCTTGAGTGTACATGTGTCGCATAAAACCATCATGTTTGTTGTAGAATACTCCAAAAACTTTCATTGCACTGTGCtgcagttttggttttttttattattttttgtttccaatAAAAGGATACTACCTGGGCAGGTGTtgcctagtggttagagtgccagactaggccCTTGGACAACCTGGCTCAAATCCCTCGCTTAACCATGGACGCCCACGAGGTGACCTTAGGCTGGTCACCatctttccccattcctacacttgaagcctgctgggcgaccttgggctagtcacagttctcttagagctctctcagccccacctccctcacagggtgtctgttgtggggaggggaagggaaggggattgtaagctggtttgattcttccttaagtggcagagaaagtcggcatataaaaaccaactcttcttcttctcacctacCCTCACAAAGTTGTTATTGAGAGGACTGGAGGAGTAGGGAACAATGTGAAAAGTCGCTTTGAGCCCGataagggagaaaagcaggatataaattaaaaaataagcatAACAAGCACCGGTAGCAGCCTTGATTCTGATGGGTGGAACAGGGTTATACCTTCGGGTTTTGTgtcggcatgtgtgtgtgtgagagacagtgAACACCCATGACACAGGGCCATCAGAAGCAAACCCGGCACCCATCTGTCAAAGTTTAAAAACCAAGGACCCAGAGGTCCTTGCCACATTCACGAGCATAATCCTGACATTTCAGCCACTGATATGAACGCAGGATAACCCTCCTTTGTGAGGGGTGTTAAGGTACACAACTGTAATGTTCACTGAATTCTATACATCTCAGAGGGAAAGGCGCTGGTGCGGCTCAGCCATCACCTTTGGAGGCTGTAGACATACATAAGTAAACATAGTGGTTTGTTGCGCCACAAACAACATTATGTTGTTTAACTCTCAGAGGGGGTTGGCTTTATCTGCTGAAGACAAAAATGGAGAGAGTCAAGGAAAAAAGACTTTGGCTCTCACTCACAGCCAACCTGGGGCATTCCTTACAACATGTATAAACCGTTGTTCCTTTCTTCTTTGAAAAGGTGTTCGTCAACGGCTATCTTGAAATGCCGCAGCTTTCTTTCACAGCACATTTCAAGCTTAAATTTGAAGCGGCAAAGATTTGTAGTGGAAGTTTTAAAAGCAAACCTTTCTTAGAACATCATACCAAAGAGGAGGGTGAGCAGCTCTGTTGGCTGAGCAATGGACCTAATGCCCTTGGGCagtggggggacacacacaaaatAACCCGAACTCCCTCCCATAGCAGGCCCAACTGAGTTCCTCCCGACAGGAATTTCAGATGCCAACAGTTCTTTTTCAGACCAGGATATGCACTGATCTTCTGCAATGCAATATTTTACAAATCCCCGGCTCTCTGTTTCAGTAGTGCGCATGCTTTTTTGACTCATTTAAAACAGTTCTTGCTGTATGTTGTGGGTTGAGAAAAGTTCCCAGCTCAGAAaagcatgtttaaaaaaaaaatcaaggtggAAACAAAgttattatctatttatttataactTAAGAGCGTGAAGTTTTATAACACAGTCTTTGTgaaatttatatatgtgtgtgtgtgttctataaTAACCCTTTCGAGGAGGCATATCCACAGGAGGCATATACGGGGTTGGCACAATCCCTGGCCTGGCAACACCCCTCAGTGGTCAAGGCCAACTCACAATTGCCACTGTGAGACCCCCGCCTCCCTGGTTCTTCAGTCTTGGAAGGGCCAGAACTGACCAGCCTCTCGCAGCTGTTCACAGATGACTTCCTCACCCGGCCGCCTCTCACAAATGTCCTGCTCCAGACCCCAGCCCAGCAGCATGCCCTAAAGCTTGGGCAGGGAGCCCGGCGGTGCCAAGACGATGCCAAAGACATAGAAGAGTCCCAAGAGAAGGTTGAGCTTGGCTGTCCTTTGGGGGATCTTGTGGAAGCTCTGGCTGCGGAACTGCCTCTCCAGCGAGAAGGCCATCGGCATGGTGAGCAAGGGCAGCGCCATGCTGATGGTGTAGCGGGTGGCGAGGACGCAGAAGATCACATAGGGCAGGAACAGCAGGGTGCTGTAGAGGACGTAGGAGAGGGTGGGACCGATGAGGATGGCCAGGGTGACGATGCCTGCCTGCCGGTCAGACTCCATGTCCCGCGTGTTGTTGCTGTGCAGGATGGCCTCGGTGCTGAGGGCCAGGGGGACGGCGTAGAGGAAGGGCGAGACGGAGAGGAAGCCCACCTGGATGGCGTAGGCGAACATCACGGCCAGTGGCCCAAAGGTGATGAGGATCACCACGTCGCCCAGCGCCACGTACTTGAACCCGATGCCTGCAAGTGCAGCAAAGAAGATCAGCCCTCGAGCACTTTGCAGAAAACCCTCAACACCTTGGGTGATGGCATTATCCTACAATGAGGGACTTGCTCATCAAGGGTTGCCTTGAACCCCCACGTGTTGAATTGTGAAcagacaaagctgccttctactgcgtCAGACCATTGGCTGGCCAagcttggtattgtctactctgactggcagccactctccaggatctcaggcagagaaaggacttTTGAAACCATACCAGAATGGCACTCCCCAAACCTCAACTTTTACCTTTGCTACAGTTCAGGAAAATTCTGTGGTGCTGCCATTCAGATTAGGGCTACAgtgaccagggttcaaatcccacccccctcagccacgaagctcactgggtgacctttgagcAGAAGTAACTTTGAATCTAACATAGCTCCTTGTGACaagaaaatggaggggaaactcacaTAAGCCATTCTGAACTTTTTggaagaagtagaaaagagcaagagttcagcagcaccttgaagactaacaaaatttctggcagggtatgagctttcatgagccacagctcacttctgaagaagatatctgaagaagagagctgtggctcatgaaagctcttaccctgcccgaaattttgttagtctttaaggtgctactggactcttgttcttctctactgctagtgacagactaacacggctacccatcatgatctatttggaagaagggcaggataaaatggaTAGGCAGGTCTGCATTGCTGTCAGCCTCCCCCAGTTCCACAGCAGCCTAAATTACGCAGAGTAGTTTGTGCAGCTTAAGAAACCAATTTTATTCATTTGTGTAACTCACACAGGTAGGAGACTCTTGACTGGCATGTTAACAAATCAACCTGCCCCTGCCTGCAGCCAGATCCGGCCTCACCACCCCAACCATTGATGCCAGCCTCTCGTGTTTTTCCTCCCACAAGGTAAGTGAGCAAGAGTGCATGTCCTTACCTCCAGTATAAAGGAAGGAGCTAGAGAGTCCTCCAAAGTAGATTAGGGCCAGATGCTCCAATTTCAGGGTGGAGAGGCAGTAGAGGCAAGCTGCGGAGATGCAGCCGAGGGTGTACAAGAAGACGCCAAATCTGACAACATCTTGAGGCTCCAAGATCCGGTCTACCAGAGTCCGGTCATCACTTTTCTTGTGATCAATGCCTTTGGAGAAGTCGTAGTAGGTATTAACAAGGTTCCCAGCCCCATGGACGGCCAAGACAGTGACTGCACTGCCAACCAGGAGTCCGGGATCCAGAGTCCCCTGGGACCGATATGCTAGGGCACTGCCCAGAGCCACGGGTGTCAAGGAGGCGCTGAAACTCCAAGGCCGGAGGGCCAGGACGTAGGAAGCGCATTTATGTTTCCAGGTTGTAGAAGTGCCCTTCTCAGAGCCAAGCAGCCCCACCCCCTGATCTCCTGCCTCGCTCTCTCGGAGGTTTTCAGCAATGATACTGATCTTTTCCACCTCCTCTTCTGCTTCCATGGTTTAACCGGCTGATGCAAGATCAGGTGTCAGAAGTGGACCTGAAAAACAAGGGAGGGAAGTCTGTACTGTAATCACAATCCTGCAGGGGGAAAATCATCGAGATCCAGCTGTTGTTGCTCTAGATCTTGGTGTAgagattgcagcagcagcagcagcagaagagttggtttttatacgccgactttctctaccactcaaggaagaatcaaaccagcttacaatcaccttcccttcccctccccacaacagacaccctgtgaggtaggtggggctgagagagtgtgactagcccaaggtcacccagctggcttcatgtggaggagtgagggaacaaatccagttcaccagattagcctccactgctcacatggaggagtggggaatcaaacccagttctccagatcagagtccatagctccaaactactgctcttaaccactacaccacactggctctccattagTGAAAATGGAAGCCTCCAGTGAGTCACATCACAGCCATATATGTTGGAGAGCCACGAGAGCCACAATCACAGTGCTGGAAATGGTATATCGCATAACGCGCAAGACTAAAATCCAATTGCATAACTATAAGAATGAATGGGACCCCAAAactgccccctcccaaacacaACACAGCAAGCCACAGGTAAACAGAAGATTACTATGGAAGGTATCTGTGCAGCAAAGACTTGGCAAATCACTCACAGAAGTAAGCCAAACGTCATGTCACAATGTTCACCTTGTTGCAGTGGGATCCTTCCACCCGCACCCTTCGCTTTTATGAGTCATATGGCTGCTTTCCCACCTGAGTAAAGACCTGAATGAGTCTCTGACCTACACAAtaccacacacacagacacacactgaaAAGCACAGCTTAGAAGGACCCAAACTAACCCCCACTCCACCTCCAACAGGTTACTACAAAACAAGATATCGAACAACCAAGGTCCCAGCAGCATACTCAAATAGTACAACACATCTCACATAAAGGAGACATGCTACACACTACAGCGGAAGAACTCTACACACTAAGTCAAAAGAACTTCACAACTGACTTCGAGAGACCCCAAACCTTTTAGCAAAACACACCAGCGAAATCCCTGTAAACATTGAGCAGAGAACATACGAATATAataaatgccatgctggatcagaccaaggtccatcaagtccagcagtctgttcacactgtggcacCATGTATAGCAGGTGCCCAGGTTTAACCTCCAGTTGCATAACCTCAGGGAACAGATTGAGGggggggagcttcctcggcccgAGACCCCGGACACCACCGGCCCTCAGAAGACACCACAGCAATGGACTGGCTCCTTACAGATCACCTCGTATCTTTTAACAGCGACATGGGAGGCACTGCTTCAACAGGTATGCATCTCCCCGCAGCATGAATAAAAGAAGCTTTgcctatcacatgaacacatgaagctgccttatgctgaatcagacccttggtccatcaaagtcagtactgtctactcagactggcagcggctctccagggtctttcatatcaccttcctgcctagtccctttaactggagatgacggggattgaaactgggaccttctgcctgccaagcagatgctctaccgctgacccACGACCCCTCTCCCATCTTCAGACCCTTGTACACAAACCAATCCCATGACCAGTGGGCATTCCAACTGGCATGCCATGTTGGACATCTGCCTGCTGTTAAAAGCAGGGGAACCCTCTCAAGGGAATCTGCCTGGCTGTCACGCTCGCCCCCAAAAgcaatgcaatgcaatcctaatctGCCTCAAACTGACATCACTTGCAGCCAACTTTCCTTTATTCTGGGTCACGAGCAAAACAAATccaataatacagaaataaccaaacatacacaAATCCAATATCTGAGCAGTGCAGTTAAAAGGAAGCATCAGGTCgcaaggaaaacaaatccaataaattcaataatacagaaataaccaaaataaccaaacatacacaAATCCAATATCTGAGCAGTGCCGTTAAAAGGAAgcatccttaagaacataagaaaggccctgctggatcagacccaggcccatcaagtccagcagtctcttcccacagtggccaaccaggggcctccaggaagcccccaaacacgacgactgctgcagcactgtcctgcctgtgttccccagaagCTAATATagtaagcatgctcctctgatactggagaataggtatgcagcatgaccagtatccattctaactaataaccatggacagccccctcctccatgaatatgtccactcccctcttgaagccctccaagctggcagccctcaccacatcctggggcagggagttccacaaccgaactatgcgtcgtgtgaagaaatgcttccttttacctgctttgaatctctccccctccagctttagccCCCATCCTTAAAAGCCCTTGCAGCAGATACATCCCAGGCTGTACTTAGGGAGGGGGCTGGGTTCAGAAGAGGGGCTGCTGGAGAAGGGCAGGGGtcccgggccggggggggggaggaggaggaggaggaggaggaagaagaagaggaagaagaagagtcccCGCCCTCTCCTTGGAGCTTCTCCCAGCTCACCTCTCCTTGAGCCTGCGCCATGCACGCAGCCCTCTCCTTGCTCCTGGGCTGGCCCTGCTGGCTCTTCCGGCAGGGAACGGAGGCCC
This portion of the Euleptes europaea isolate rEulEur1 chromosome 19, rEulEur1.hap1, whole genome shotgun sequence genome encodes:
- the UBIAD1 gene encoding ubiA prenyltransferase domain-containing protein 1, producing the protein MEAEEEVEKISIIAENLRESEAGDQGVGLLGSEKGTSTTWKHKCASYVLALRPWSFSASLTPVALGSALAYRSQGTLDPGLLVGSAVTVLAVHGAGNLVNTYYDFSKGIDHKKSDDRTLVDRILEPQDVVRFGVFLYTLGCISAACLYCLSTLKLEHLALIYFGGLSSSFLYTGGIGFKYVALGDVVILITFGPLAVMFAYAIQVGFLSVSPFLYAVPLALSTEAILHSNNTRDMESDRQAGIVTLAILIGPTLSYVLYSTLLFLPYVIFCVLATRYTISMALPLLTMPMAFSLERQFRSQSFHKIPQRTAKLNLLLGLFYVFGIVLAPPGSLPKL